In Paracoccus contaminans, the genomic stretch CAACCAGATAGTCCAGCGGCTGGCGCACCTTGGCGCGAAAGGTTTGCGCAAGGGCCGGATGGCCCGCCAGCACGGCGTTCACCTGGGCCAGATCGCCGCCGCTGGCGCGCCAGGTGGCGGCCAGATCGGCCACCAGCGCCGCCGGTGGATCGTCGGCGGCGAAATGCACCGCCAGCTTGCGGGCAATGTGATCGGCGGTGGCCGGAGCGGCGGCAAGATCGCCCAGCGCGCGGGCGATCTCGGCCATGCCGTCGGTGCCCCGCCCGCCATATGTCCGGCCCAGCACCCGGTCCGCGCCCGGCTCGGCGATCTGCGGGCGAAAGCGCACCGGATCGCGCGGGCTGTAGGTGAGGCCGGTCAGCAGTTCGGCCAGTTCACGCACATCGGCCTGCGAATAGGATGCGCCCACCCCTAAGGTGTGCAGCTCCATGATCTCGCGACCAAGATTTTCGTTCAGGCCGAGGTTCCGCCCCGGCCGGCGCCTGACAAAGGGCGAATTCGGCCCATAGCTGCTGTTCTGGTTGAGATAGACCAGCATCATCGGGTGGGTGGAACTGGCGACCAGCATGTCGGCAAAGCGGCCGTTCAGATGCGGGCGGATCGCTTCGTCCACGAAGGCGCCGGCCATGATCTGCTGCGGCGGGTTCTGGGCAACAGTGGTGAAATGGTCGGCCCAGAACTGCACCAGCCGTTCGCCGAAACCCGCCGGCGCGTCCAAGGCCCGCGCGATGCGCCCGCGCAGCACCTCAAGCCGCTGCCCGTTCAGGCGCTGGTTCAGGGCCCGGTATTCCTCCATCGACACGGTCTGTTCCTTGACGCCCTTGCGCGCGGCGTCAAGCTCGCTCTGCGCGCGGCTGGCCTGTTCCGCTGTCCAGCCCTCGGGCACGGTGGACGCCTGCACCGATTCGAGAACAAGCGCGGCATGGTCGGGCGCGCCATGGCGCGGCGACAATCCATAGCCAAGCCTGATCGCGGCAAGTTCGGGATAAGCTGGAGTCACCTCAACCCCGTCACGGCTGCCGGGCGCAGAAACGCGCCCGGCGCCCTTATGGCACAGGCGAGGCGCGGGCGCACCTCACCTCACGCAGTCCTGACCGCGCCTTGCGCGCAGGACCGATCAGGCGTCCTTGGGCAGCGGCCGCAGGCGCAGATCGCGCAGCTGTTCGTTCGTCGGCTCGCTGGGCGCGCCCATCATCAGATCCTCGGCGCGCTGGTTCATCGGGAACATGATCACCTCGCGAATGTTGCTTTCATCCGCCAGCAGCATCACGATCCGGTCGATGCCCGCCGCGCAGCCGCCATGGGGGGGCGCGCCATAGCGGAACGCCTTGACCATGCCGCCGAACCGCTTTTCCACCTCGGCCGCGGGATAGCCGGCCAGCTCGAACGCCTTGAACATGATCTCGGGCGTGTGGTTGCGAATCCCGCCCGAGATCAGCTCATAGCCGTTGCAGGCCAGGTCATACTGATAGGCATGGACCTTCAGCGGATCGCCGTTCAGCGCCTCCATCCCGCCCTGCGGCATCGAGAACGGATTGTGGCTGAAGTCGATCCTGCCGTCGTCGGTTTTCTCATACATCGGGAAATCGACGATCCAGGCGAACTTGAACTGGTTCTCGTCGATCAGGCCAAGCT encodes the following:
- a CDS encoding DUF1800 domain-containing protein, coding for MTPAYPELAAIRLGYGLSPRHGAPDHAALVLESVQASTVPEGWTAEQASRAQSELDAARKGVKEQTVSMEEYRALNQRLNGQRLEVLRGRIARALDAPAGFGERLVQFWADHFTTVAQNPPQQIMAGAFVDEAIRPHLNGRFADMLVASSTHPMMLVYLNQNSSYGPNSPFVRRRPGRNLGLNENLGREIMELHTLGVGASYSQADVRELAELLTGLTYSPRDPVRFRPQIAEPGADRVLGRTYGGRGTDGMAEIARALGDLAAAPATADHIARKLAVHFAADDPPAALVADLAATWRASGGDLAQVNAVLAGHPALAQTFRAKVRQPLDYLVAALRALGVSGDQVRAFDTPATNQILSGPLQLMGQPFNRARGPDGWPEPAEAWITPQMLSARIAWALRIPSKLVDPLPDPRALLSAALGNTASPPLAAAVPRAENAREGVAIVLASTDFIRR